AGTGAAGAAAAGTAATGGATTTATCCCATTTTACTACAATGAAAAAACAGACGAAATCTTTTTAGAAATAGATAAATTAGATACCGAAATTTTATATGTAAATGCGTTATCAGAAGGTGTTGGGTCTAATGATATTGGTTTAGATAGAGGTCAACTGGGTAGTGGAGTAGTCGTAAAATTTAAAAAAGCAGGAAATAAGTTGTTGTTAATACAACCTAATCAAGATTTTAGAGCAGTAACTAATAATGTAGAAGAAAAAAAATCTGTAAAAGAAGCTTTCGCAAAATCGGTATTGCATGGTTTTAAAATACTAAAAGAAAAGAATAATAAATATTTAATAAATGCTACTAATTTTCTAGTAAGAGATGCACATAAAGTAGCAGCGAGATTAGCTTCAAATAATCAGGGTAAATATCGTTTAGATAAGAGTAAAAGCGCATTTCATTTGGAAAGAACTAAAGCTTTTCCAAAGAACGTAGAATTCGACGTTATGCTAACCTTTTCTGGAAATGCAAAAGGATATAATATTAGAAGCGTTACACCAAATCCTTCTCTGGTTACAGTTCATCAACACCATTCTTTTGTTGAATTACCCGATAATAATTATAAACCACGTGTTTATGACCCTCGTTGTGGTTCATGGCAGATGACATATTTAGATTATGCAACTCCAGTAGATCAATCGATAAGAAAACGCTTTATTTATAGACACAGATTGGAAAAGAAAAATCCTAATGCCCAAGTTAGTGAAGCAGTTGAGCCAATCATTTATTATTTGGATAGAGGAACTCCTGAACCTATTCGTTCTGCTTTGTTAGAAGGCGGTAGATGGTGGAATCAAGCTTTTACCGCTATTGGTTATAAAGATGCTTTTCAGCTGAAGATGTTGCCTAAAGATGCTGATCCTTTAGATGTGCGATATAATGTAATTCAATGGGTACATCGTTCTACAAGGGGTTGGAGTTATGGAGGGAGTATTTCAGATCCTAGAACTGGTGAAATTTTAAAAGGTCATGTAAGTTTAGGTTCTTTACGAATTCGTCAAGATTTTTTAATTGCTCAGGCATTGCAAACACCTTATAAAAATGGTAATTCTGATGATAAATTTGCTCTTGAAATGGCTTTAGCTAGAATTCGCCAATTGTCTGCACATGAAATTGGTCATACTTTAGGTTTTGCTCATAATTTTGCCGCTAGCACAAATAACAGATCTTCAGTTATGGATTATCCTCATCCACAACTTAAAATTAAAGATGGGAAAATTGATTTTTCTAATGCTTATGACATCAAAATTGGAACTTGGGATAAAGTTACTGTTGCTTATGCGTATCAAGATTTTCCAAATAATGAAGAGGAAGGATTAACTAATATTCTAAATGATGCTTCAAAAAAAGGATTACGATTTATTTCTGATGCAGATGCAAGACCAAAGGGAAGCGCACATGCTTATGCTCATTTATGGGATAATGGAAAAGACGCTTCTGAAGAGTTAATAAATGTGCTTAATATTAGAAGAGTGGCGATTAAAAACTTTTCAATAGATAATATTAAAACAAAGCAACCTTATTCTGTATTAGAAGATGTTTTTGTACCGCTATATTTTTTCCACAGATATCAAACGGATGCAGCTTCAAAGTTAATAGGAGGTTTAGATTATTCTTATGCTGTTAAAGGCCAAAAAGAAACTGTAGTTGAGAGAATAGAAGGAAAGACCGAAAGAAGAGCATTACAAGCACTTTTAAAAACCATTGATGTAAAAGAAATAGCAATTCCAAAACGTTTATTAAAACTTTTTCCGCCAAGAGCATATGGATATGGAAGAACAAGAGAAAGTTTTAAAAGTAAAACAGGAGTCGCATTTGATCCTTATGGTGCGGTTCAAACTAACGTAGCATTTACATTAAGTTATCTGTTGCATCCTGAACGTGTAAATCGTGTTATTCAACATTATAGTATTGATAATACTCAGTTAAGTCTTAGTGAAATACTTAACAGTTTAATTGACGTTTCTTTAAAGAAAAATTATAAAGATTCTTATTATCAATCATTGAATACAATTGTATTGAAAGAAATTATTTTAAATTTATTTTATTTGCAGAATAGTTCAGTTTATTTCGAAGGAAAGGCAATTGTCAATGAAAAAATTAATGACATAAAATTGTATTTAGAGAAAAATAGAAATACAATAAACAATCAATTTATAGTATTGATTAATGATTTCAATAAAAATCCTTCAAAATATAAAAAGAAACCTGAGGCATTAAAAATGCCTGATGGTTCTCCAATTGGATCAAAATAATTTTCTATAAACTAAAATATACTCTACGAATGGAAATAAACTTAATAAGCGATACTGTAACAAAGCCAACTGAAGGAATGCTAAAAGCAATGATGAACGCGAAGGTGGGAGATGATGTTTTTAAAGGAGATCCAACAGTAAATTTATTACAGGAAAAAGTTGCAGATATGTTTGGGATGGAAGATGCTTTATTTTTTCCATCAGGAACAATGGCAAATCAAACCGCTATTAAGTTACATACCCAGCCAGGAGATAAGTTGTTTTGCGATAAATGGGCTCATGTATATAATTATGAAGGAGGAGGAGCAGCTTTCAATGCTGGAGTTTCATGTAAATTGATTGATGGTGATAGAGGAATGTTTACAGCAGATCAATTACGTTATGCAGCAGAAGGTAGATCAGATATTCATGTACCATATTCAAGGTTAGTTTGTATTGAGAATACTACGAATAAAGGAGGAGGAGCTTGTTGGGATTTTGAAGAATTAAAAAAAGTTGAACAGGTTTCAAGAGAATTTGATTTAGCTTATCATTTAGATGGAGCAAGATTATTTAATGCTTTAGTTGCAAAGGATGAAACTCCAAAACAGTATGGCGAATTATTCGATACCATTTCAATTTGTTTATCAAAAGGACTTGGAGCTCCAATAGGTTCAATATTAGTTGGAAGCAAAGATCATATTTCAAAAGCGCTAAGAATTAGAAAATTATTCGGAGGTGCGATGCGTCAGGTAGGATATTTAGCAGAGGCTGCAAATTATGCTTTAGACAACCATGTAGAACGTTTAGCAGAGGATCATAAAAAGGCAAAAGAAATAGAAACTACATTAAGTGAACTTCATTATGTAAAGAAAGTAGAGCCTGTTGAAACGAATATCGTAATCTTCTATGTAAAAGATAACTTAGATCCAATACAATTTATTGATTCAATGAAAAGTAAAGGGATTTTATTAACTCCAATGGGTGAAGGAAAAATTAGAATTGTTACCCATTTAGATTACACTGATACAATGCACGATAAACTTCTAAAAGAGTTAAGAAACTTTTAAAAGAACACTCGAACAATAGGAGAGAAGGCAGAACCGTAAATACTCTTATTGTTATCATATAAAACATCATAACGCATACCAATTGCAAAATTGTTGCTTATTTGGTATGCTCCTCCTAAATAAAGAGAAGGATAGTTGTAACTATCTTTAATATCACCAAAAGTACTGTTGACAAATAATTGTTCGAATTCAGCAGAAAGCTGTATTTCATAAATTGGGTTGAAGAAACTTAATATTCCTGCACTATACACGTTTGATTTTACATCATTTCGTTTTGAGTATTGATATCCAAGATTTACACCTAATGCTACAGACTCGTTGAATTGGTATATTGCTGTGGGTAATACAGCTATGTTAGTAGTATTATTTCCGAAGTTTAATCCAACAGCACCACCAAATCGTACATTCTCCCAAAAGCTACTTTCGTCATTTTCTTGAGAAAAACCGATGATACTAAAAGAAAGTATAGCGAGTAAAAAAAGTTTTTTCATTAGGCATCTAGTTTAGCTAAATCTTTATAATTCTTCTTTAATTTACGTAGTAAAATTCCGTAAAGAAGGTAATAAAAAAGTGCTAAGAATGCAAGAGTTATTGTAATTACAATAGTTTGAGAAACGATAAACATTGTAATTAATTTAGAACGATCTGTTATGTTAACTGCTTCTTCTGGCATCAACATTTCAATTCCGTTTGGCGTATTAAAGATGATAATATTGAAAATAACCATTAATAAAATTCCACCAATAATGTTATAAGCAACGTAGTATTTTACCGTTTTACGCGTTTTAATGATTTTGGTCATTAGACTTTTGGTGTTATCCGTAGTGTTAATGGATATGTAGTTTTTATAGAAAAGATAAAGGAAAACAATTACAACAAGAATATTCACATAATATGAATAATTCAATAACGTCAACATATTCAATTCACTGTAAACATCAATATATTTTGTTTTTGAAACAAGAATATTAAGAATTGCCAGAAAAACAAATTCTAATAATCCAATAATAAATATCCATTTTACGATTGATGATGATCGTAATTTGGTCATTCTATAAATATCAACTTTTGATACTTTTTTGTCATCCTCAGGTTGATTATCCCAAGCTTGTTTATATTTATCTAATACATCCATATGGTTATGGGTTTAGTATTTTTTTTAATTTATCTTTTGCTCTGTTCATTTTAACACGAGCATTAACTTCACTAATACCTAGAGTTTCTGATATATCTCTGTAAGATTTGTCTTCTAAATACAGAAAAACTAACGCCTTGTCGATATCATTTAAATTTTGAATGGCTTTGTACAAGGATTTTAATTGTCGTTCTTCTGTATCATCATAATCAACAGATTTAATCTTAAACGCAATATCAGAAATATCCTGTGTTTTAACGGATTTTGTAGACTTACGATATAATGAAATAGCAGTATTTAAAGCTACTCTGTACATCCAAGTACTAAATTTTGCATCCCCTCTAAATTTGGAATAATTTTTCCAAACTTGAATTGTAATTTCCTGAAACAAATCATTATGATCATTTGAATTTGTAGTATAAATTCTACATATCTTATGAACTATATTTTGATTCGATTCGAAATCGTTTAAAAATTTGTCTTCAAGACTTTCTGACACTATTTTCTCAGGTTAGTTTAAACAATAAGTAGGCCGAATATATAAAATGTTACACATTAACAATTAAAATTTATGATAAAGCTAGAAATTTCTTATCTTTGTTTAATAAAAGCCTTGTAAAGTTGAACAATATAAAGACAGTTTTTACCATCAAAGACCTTGAAAATATCTCAGGAATCAAGGCCCATACGATACGTATATGGGAAAAACGATATAATTTATTGGAGCCAAATAGAACGGATACTAACATTCGTTATTATTCTACTGAAAGCTTGCTGAAATTGTTAAATGTTGCGCTTTTGAATAAGCATAATTTCAAGATTTCGAAAATCGCTGAAATGTCAGAAGAGCAAATTGTAACAAATGCTAGAGAATTAGCTTTTAAGTATGCAGTGAATGATGAAGCAATTAATGCTTTTAAAATGTCGATGTTCCAGTTTGATAAGGTGCTATTCAATAACACTTACAATAAATTATTACACAAAAAGACATTTAGACAAATATTTAAAGAGGTTTTTCTACCTTTTTTAAACCATATTGGATTGTTATGGCAAACAAATACGTTAATGCCAGCGCATGAACATTTCATTTCTAATTTAATTATTCAAAAAATACAATTGAATACGGAGAAATTAGAATATGCCGCTACTAATGAAGATTACACTTATGTTTTATTCTTGCCAGACGGAGAGATTCATGAAATTGGTTTAATGTACTTAAATTACGAATTGGTTTTAAGAGGGTGTCAAACTATTTACTTAGGTCAGAGTTTACCGTTAGACAATTTAAATTACTTTTTTGAAGGCGAGTTAAAGGTTTGTTTTATTACTTCAATGACTGTTAAACCATATGACGATAAGTTACATGATTACTTTAAAGAAATAGATGATATCTTAAAAGGAACAGATCATAGACTTATTGCTGTAGGTAAAAAGGCTGAACAGGTAAAAACTCTTGATTTCAATTCTAATATTTCATTATATCCTTCTGTTATAGAGATGCTTGAGGAATTTTAATTTTTTTGTTTAAATATTTCTTAAAAAGATTAAACATTTAATTTTTTTTTATACTTTTATACAAACAAAATTTATCCTCTTGAATAAAAAAATTTCAATAATTGGTTCAGGTTTTTCGTCCTTAGCGGCTGCCAGTTACATGGCAAAAGCTGGATATGAGGTTACTGTTTTTGAAAAGAACAATACCTTCGGAGGAAGAGCAAGTCAGTATTTAACTCAAGGTTTCACGTTCGATATGGGACCAACATGGTACTGGATGCCAGATGTATTTGAAAAGTTCTTTGCAGATTTTGGTAAAAAACCTTCAGATTACTACCAACTCGAAAGATTAGACCCAGCTTATCAAGTATACTTCGGAGAAAACGATAGTATTACCATTCCAGGAAACTTTGAAGAAATCTGCCAGATTTTTGAACAAGAAGAAAAGGGGAGTTCTAAACATTTAAGAAAGTTTATAAAAGCGGCAAAAGATAATTATGACATTGCCGTAAAAGACATTGTTTACAGACCCGGTGTTTCCCCCTTAGAACTAGTAACTCCAAAAACAGCGGTAAGAGTTGGACAATTCTTTTCAACCATTAGGAAAGAAGTTCGAAAGAATATCAAAAGTCAAAAACTAATTCAAATATTAGAATTCCCCGTTTTATTTTTAGGTGCTAAACCTAGTAATACTCCTGCTTTTTATAATTTTATGAACTATGCTGATTTCGGCTTAGGAACATGGCATCCAAAAGGCGGAATGTATAAGGTTGTAGAAGGAATGGTTACTCTAGCAGAACAACTTGGAGTAAGTTTTGTAAGTAATGCAAATGTTGAAGAAATCGTTCTAGATTCTAATAATAAAGTAGAAGCCATTATTATTAACGGTAAAAGATTAGAAACAAATTTAGTTTTAAGTGGAGCAGACTATGCACATACAGAAACACTTTTACCTAAAGCTGTAAGACAATATTCCACAAATTATTGGAACAAAAGAGTTTTTGCTCCTTCTTCATTATTATTTTATGTAGGATTCGATAAAAAATTAAAAAATGTAGAACATCATACTTTATTTTTTGATACTGACTTTGATGTTCATGCTGAATCTATTTATGACACGATAACTTGGCCTGAAAAGCCATTGTTTTATGCTAGTTTTCCAAGTATAACTGATGGCGCTTTAGCTCCTGAAGGAAAAGAAGCAGCAACATTTTTAATTCCGTTGGCTCCGGGTTTAGAAGATACTCCTAAATTAAGAGAAAAGTATTTTAATATCATCATGGAAAGATTAGAGCAATTAACTGGACAAGATGTAAAAGAAAATATTATCTTTAAAGAGAGTTATTGCGTAAATGATTTTATTAAGGATTATAATTCCTTTAAAGGAAATGCTTACGGATTAGCTAATATTCTGACACAGACAGCCTTTTTAAGACCAAAGATTAAAAGTAAAAAGGTTAAAAATTTATATTTCACAGGACAATTAACGGTTCCCGGACCGGGTGTACCCCCGTCATTAATTTCGGGTAAAATAGCTTCAGACTTAATTCTAAAAACTTCCCTTTCATGAAAAGTATTTTTGACAATGTTTCCTACAAGTGTAGCAAATTAGTAACTAATAGTTATAGTACTTCTTTTTCATTGGCAACAAGAATGTTATCTCCTTCAATACGAGAACATGTTTATAACATATATGGTTTCGTTCGATTCGCAGATGAAATCGTTGACACCTTTCATGATTATGATAAAGAAGGATTGTTAAATAGGTTTGAAAAGGACTATTATCTTTCAATGCACCAAGGAATTAGTTTGAATCCGATTTTGAATGCATTTATTCATACCGTTAAAAATAATAATATTACAGATGATTTGGTTCAAGCTTTCCTTAAAAGTATGCGAGCTGATTTATCGAAGACAGAATATAAAACCGAAGAAGAATATAACGAATACATTTATGGTTCGGCAGATGTTGTTGGGTTAATGTGTTTAAGAGTATTTGTAAAGGGAGACGAAGAAAAATATAACAAATTAAAAGAACCAGCTATGCGACTTGGTTCAGCTTTTCAGAAAGTAAATTTCTTGAGAGATTTAAAGGATGATGTAGAGCTATTAAATCGTTCGTATTTTCCAAACGTCAATTTAAAACAATTAGATAATAAGTCTAAAGAAGAGATTATCAAAGAAATAGAAGCAGATTTTGAATTTGCTTTTTCTAATGGTATTCTTCAATTACCTGTTGAGGCAAAATTTGGGGTATATATGGCTTATAGATATTATAGAAAGTTGTTGAAAAAGTTAAAAGCAACTCCATCCGCTAAGATTATGGATACCAGAATTAGGATTTCTAATCCAATGAAGATAAATTTGTTGGCAAGAAGTTATGTGAAATATAAACTAAACCTTATTTAATGATATTTGCGTTAGTTACTTTAGGTACATTTTTATTGATGGAAGGTATTACTTGGTGCACACATAAATATGTGATGCACGGTTTTGGGTGGTATTTACACGAAGATCATCACCAACCTGGTTATCCACATGTTTTTGAGAAAAATGATGCTTTTTTCGTAGTTTTTGCTATTCCGAGTATGATGTTATTTTTCTTTGGAATTAGACCAGAGCTGAACTTCTTGTTTTTTATTGGTTTAGGTATTTTATGTTATGGTATTGCTTACTTTTTAATTCACGATGTATTGATTCATCGTAGATTTAAGTGGTTTGATAAAACAGATAACTGGTATTTTAAAGCGTTACGTAAGGCGCATAAAATTCATCATAAAAAAATGGGTAAGCAGGAAGGTGAATGTTTCGGAATGCTTTTCGTACCATTTAAGTATTTCAGAGAATATTTAAAATAGTGATATACTTATATTTACTTCTGAATTTAGGATCATTGAGTATTCCTTTACTGTATTCTTTTGAAAAGAATATGAGATTTATAAAACATTGGAAAGCCGTTTTATTATCACTTACCATTGTAGCTACAATTTTTTTAATTTGGGACGCTATTTTCACCCAAAATGGAGTTTGGGGATTTAATCCTGATTATCATTTACCTTTTTTACTTTTCGGAATGCCAATAGAGGAGTGGATGTTCTTTTTTTGTATTCCATACGCTAGTATATTCATCCATTATTCATTAGAATATTTCAAACCAAATCTTTTAATTCCACAATCAATTACAAGAGCAATTACAATAACAATAGTCGTAATA
This genomic window from Tenacibaculum sp. 190524A05c contains:
- a CDS encoding zinc-dependent metalloprotease, producing MRFSLYILCCFFSFTSYAQFFQGKKEVKKSNGFIPFYYNEKTDEIFLEIDKLDTEILYVNALSEGVGSNDIGLDRGQLGSGVVVKFKKAGNKLLLIQPNQDFRAVTNNVEEKKSVKEAFAKSVLHGFKILKEKNNKYLINATNFLVRDAHKVAARLASNNQGKYRLDKSKSAFHLERTKAFPKNVEFDVMLTFSGNAKGYNIRSVTPNPSLVTVHQHHSFVELPDNNYKPRVYDPRCGSWQMTYLDYATPVDQSIRKRFIYRHRLEKKNPNAQVSEAVEPIIYYLDRGTPEPIRSALLEGGRWWNQAFTAIGYKDAFQLKMLPKDADPLDVRYNVIQWVHRSTRGWSYGGSISDPRTGEILKGHVSLGSLRIRQDFLIAQALQTPYKNGNSDDKFALEMALARIRQLSAHEIGHTLGFAHNFAASTNNRSSVMDYPHPQLKIKDGKIDFSNAYDIKIGTWDKVTVAYAYQDFPNNEEEGLTNILNDASKKGLRFISDADARPKGSAHAYAHLWDNGKDASEELINVLNIRRVAIKNFSIDNIKTKQPYSVLEDVFVPLYFFHRYQTDAASKLIGGLDYSYAVKGQKETVVERIEGKTERRALQALLKTIDVKEIAIPKRLLKLFPPRAYGYGRTRESFKSKTGVAFDPYGAVQTNVAFTLSYLLHPERVNRVIQHYSIDNTQLSLSEILNSLIDVSLKKNYKDSYYQSLNTIVLKEIILNLFYLQNSSVYFEGKAIVNEKINDIKLYLEKNRNTINNQFIVLINDFNKNPSKYKKKPEALKMPDGSPIGSK
- a CDS encoding GntG family PLP-dependent aldolase — its product is MEINLISDTVTKPTEGMLKAMMNAKVGDDVFKGDPTVNLLQEKVADMFGMEDALFFPSGTMANQTAIKLHTQPGDKLFCDKWAHVYNYEGGGAAFNAGVSCKLIDGDRGMFTADQLRYAAEGRSDIHVPYSRLVCIENTTNKGGGACWDFEELKKVEQVSREFDLAYHLDGARLFNALVAKDETPKQYGELFDTISICLSKGLGAPIGSILVGSKDHISKALRIRKLFGGAMRQVGYLAEAANYALDNHVERLAEDHKKAKEIETTLSELHYVKKVEPVETNIVIFYVKDNLDPIQFIDSMKSKGILLTPMGEGKIRIVTHLDYTDTMHDKLLKELRNF
- a CDS encoding RNA polymerase sigma factor, whose translation is MSESLEDKFLNDFESNQNIVHKICRIYTTNSNDHNDLFQEITIQVWKNYSKFRGDAKFSTWMYRVALNTAISLYRKSTKSVKTQDISDIAFKIKSVDYDDTEERQLKSLYKAIQNLNDIDKALVFLYLEDKSYRDISETLGISEVNARVKMNRAKDKLKKILNP
- a CDS encoding MerR family transcriptional regulator; amino-acid sequence: MNNIKTVFTIKDLENISGIKAHTIRIWEKRYNLLEPNRTDTNIRYYSTESLLKLLNVALLNKHNFKISKIAEMSEEQIVTNARELAFKYAVNDEAINAFKMSMFQFDKVLFNNTYNKLLHKKTFRQIFKEVFLPFLNHIGLLWQTNTLMPAHEHFISNLIIQKIQLNTEKLEYAATNEDYTYVLFLPDGEIHEIGLMYLNYELVLRGCQTIYLGQSLPLDNLNYFFEGELKVCFITSMTVKPYDDKLHDYFKEIDDILKGTDHRLIAVGKKAEQVKTLDFNSNISLYPSVIEMLEEF
- a CDS encoding phytoene desaturase family protein, with amino-acid sequence MNKKISIIGSGFSSLAAASYMAKAGYEVTVFEKNNTFGGRASQYLTQGFTFDMGPTWYWMPDVFEKFFADFGKKPSDYYQLERLDPAYQVYFGENDSITIPGNFEEICQIFEQEEKGSSKHLRKFIKAAKDNYDIAVKDIVYRPGVSPLELVTPKTAVRVGQFFSTIRKEVRKNIKSQKLIQILEFPVLFLGAKPSNTPAFYNFMNYADFGLGTWHPKGGMYKVVEGMVTLAEQLGVSFVSNANVEEIVLDSNNKVEAIIINGKRLETNLVLSGADYAHTETLLPKAVRQYSTNYWNKRVFAPSSLLFYVGFDKKLKNVEHHTLFFDTDFDVHAESIYDTITWPEKPLFYASFPSITDGALAPEGKEAATFLIPLAPGLEDTPKLREKYFNIIMERLEQLTGQDVKENIIFKESYCVNDFIKDYNSFKGNAYGLANILTQTAFLRPKIKSKKVKNLYFTGQLTVPGPGVPPSLISGKIASDLILKTSLS
- a CDS encoding phytoene/squalene synthase family protein yields the protein MKSIFDNVSYKCSKLVTNSYSTSFSLATRMLSPSIREHVYNIYGFVRFADEIVDTFHDYDKEGLLNRFEKDYYLSMHQGISLNPILNAFIHTVKNNNITDDLVQAFLKSMRADLSKTEYKTEEEYNEYIYGSADVVGLMCLRVFVKGDEEKYNKLKEPAMRLGSAFQKVNFLRDLKDDVELLNRSYFPNVNLKQLDNKSKEEIIKEIEADFEFAFSNGILQLPVEAKFGVYMAYRYYRKLLKKLKATPSAKIMDTRIRISNPMKINLLARSYVKYKLNLI
- a CDS encoding beta-carotene hydroxylase — its product is MIFALVTLGTFLLMEGITWCTHKYVMHGFGWYLHEDHHQPGYPHVFEKNDAFFVVFAIPSMMLFFFGIRPELNFLFFIGLGILCYGIAYFLIHDVLIHRRFKWFDKTDNWYFKALRKAHKIHHKKMGKQEGECFGMLFVPFKYFREYLK
- a CDS encoding lycopene cyclase domain-containing protein yields the protein MIYLYLLLNLGSLSIPLLYSFEKNMRFIKHWKAVLLSLTIVATIFLIWDAIFTQNGVWGFNPDYHLPFLLFGMPIEEWMFFFCIPYASIFIHYSLEYFKPNLLIPQSITRAITITIVVILIPILIYNFGKAYTTVNYLFLIALLVVSFFYGIEHLRRFYIAFLIILIPFFIVNGILTGTGLEEPVVWYNNDENLGIRLLTIPVEDIGYAFTMLFGNVFLIEKFKKKE